The Spirochaetaceae bacterium genome has a segment encoding these proteins:
- a CDS encoding ABC transporter ATP-binding protein — translation MHAVEMRGVSYAYPEGTELVFHNLSARLPAGVTALVGQNGTGKSTFMLLASGIAVPSAGTVLLRGVDTRQLRDAHTRQRHVSLIHQNMEFETEESIGNLIMYVYRTGYHEQHSEEFVRELVDAFELRGVLHKRTQEVSKGELQRTLLAFCLLYGSRVLMMDEPVFALEEQQKRKVMGYLYEYAHREQLSWYYSVHELELSAQFSDYVALFRADRPPLIGRTEELHNREHLERAYDIPFDFLKRREALYREALRGA, via the coding sequence ATGCATGCGGTCGAGATGCGCGGCGTCAGCTACGCGTACCCGGAAGGCACCGAGCTGGTGTTCCACAACCTGTCGGCGCGGCTGCCGGCGGGCGTGACGGCCCTGGTGGGCCAGAACGGCACCGGCAAGTCCACCTTCATGCTGCTGGCCAGCGGCATTGCGGTGCCGAGCGCCGGCACCGTGCTGCTGCGCGGCGTGGACACGCGCCAGTTGCGCGACGCGCACACGCGGCAGCGCCACGTATCGTTGATCCACCAGAACATGGAGTTCGAGACCGAGGAATCGATCGGTAACCTGATCATGTACGTATACCGTACCGGGTACCACGAGCAGCACAGCGAAGAGTTCGTGCGCGAGCTGGTGGACGCGTTCGAGTTGCGCGGCGTGCTCCACAAGCGCACCCAGGAGGTGAGCAAGGGCGAGCTGCAGCGCACCCTGCTGGCCTTCTGCCTGCTGTACGGATCGCGCGTGTTGATGATGGACGAGCCGGTGTTCGCGCTGGAGGAGCAGCAAAAGCGCAAGGTGATGGGGTATCTCTACGAATACGCCCACCGGGAGCAGCTGAGCTGGTACTACTCCGTGCACGAGCTGGAGTTGTCGGCGCAGTTCTCGGACTACGTGGCGCTATTCCGCGCCGACCGGCCGCCGCTGATCGGGCGCACCGAAGAACTGCACAATCGCGAGCACCTCGAGCGCGCGTACGACATCCCGTTCGACTTCCTCAAGCGGCGCGAAGCGCTGTACCGCGAAGCGCTGCGCGGTGCCTGA